The Aliivibrio fischeri genome contains a region encoding:
- a CDS encoding Ig-like domain-containing protein has product MSDLKIVKGGYQAFVAIGFYNDDSSENISDEVFWSSTFSEIATITEIGIAKGLDVGITSIKAIKDGIISNELSLTVTAAALESIQITPAVVSLAKGNSQQYTAMGFYSDETSRDLTQEVSWRSRDTSIATISEVGLVVGVGVGNSIITAVKDGVVSNDGRLTVTAAALESIQITPAVVSFAKGNSQQYTAMGFYSDETSRELTQEVSWRSRDTSIATISEAGLAIGVGVGNSTITAVKDGVMSNDGRLTVTAAALESIQITPAVVSLAKGNSQQYTAMGFYSDETSRELTQEVSWRSRDTSIATISEVGLVVGVDVGNSTITAVKDGVVSNDGRLTVTTAALESIQITPAVVSLAKGNSQQYTAMGFYSDETSRELTQEVSWRSRDTSIATISEAGLVVGVGVGNSTITAVKDGVMSNDGRLTVTAAALESIQITPAVVSLAKGNSQQYTAMGFYSDETSRELTQEVSWRSRDTSIATISEAGLVVGVGVGNSTITAVKDGVMSNDGRLTVTAAALESIQITPAVVSLAKGNSQQYTAMGFYSDETSRELTQEVSWRSRDTSIATISDVGLVVGVGVGNSTLTAVKDGVMSNDGRLTVTTAALESIQITPAVVSLAKGNSQQYTAMGFYSDETSRELTQEVSWRSRDTSIATISDVGLVVGVSAGNSTITAVKDGVMSNDGRLTVTAAALESIQITPAVVSLAKGNSQQYTAMGFYSDETSRNISNEVSWRSSAIAVAIISGQGMAVGVDVGETIVSAVKDGVVSNRANLIVSEAVLESIIISPINASIIKGSILQHAATGIYSDGASQDLTREVSWRSSDTSIATISEAGVAVGVDVGSSTITAVKDGILSNDGRLTVIAISEPVNYFVSVKPKHSVIFVGGEQQFEAELVYDDGSREILPNSRVMWNSSAFNIATITNIGRAKGIVDGGTRIQATLVDNVNVWGETTLSVINVQSLFAYTINVTGGVVLNYGDRLGLTVTGLYSLSNSGFVDLTYTSIWTSSDHNVIRMEGPVAYAVGFGSATITATYEGRVSSVELTVR; this is encoded by the coding sequence ATGAGTGATTTAAAAATAGTAAAAGGTGGTTATCAGGCATTTGTTGCTATTGGTTTTTATAATGATGATTCTAGTGAAAATATTAGTGATGAGGTATTTTGGAGTAGCACATTTTCTGAAATTGCAACGATAACAGAAATCGGAATTGCAAAGGGACTTGATGTAGGAATTACCTCTATTAAAGCGATAAAAGATGGGATCATTAGTAACGAATTGAGCTTAACGGTAACGGCCGCAGCGTTAGAGAGTATTCAAATAACGCCAGCAGTAGTGAGTCTTGCCAAAGGCAATAGCCAACAGTACACGGCGATGGGGTTTTACAGTGATGAAACTAGTCGAGATCTAACTCAAGAGGTGTCATGGCGCAGCCGTGATACGTCAATCGCTACCATCAGTGAAGTTGGGTTAGTCGTTGGTGTGGGGGTTGGAAATTCAATTATCACTGCAGTAAAAGATGGAGTGGTGAGTAACGATGGACGGTTAACGGTAACGGCCGCGGCGTTAGAAAGTATTCAAATAACGCCTGCAGTGGTGAGCTTTGCAAAGGGAAATAGCCAACAGTACACGGCGATGGGGTTTTACAGTGATGAAACCAGTCGAGAATTAACCCAAGAGGTGTCATGGCGTAGCCGTGATACATCAATCGCTACCATCAGTGAAGCTGGGTTAGCCATTGGTGTGGGCGTCGGAAATTCAACGATCACAGCAGTAAAAGATGGTGTGATGAGTAACGATGGGCGATTAACGGTTACGGCCGCAGCGTTAGAAAGTATTCAAATAACGCCAGCAGTAGTGAGTCTTGCTAAAGGCAATAGCCAACAGTACACGGCGATGGGGTTTTACAGTGATGAAACCAGTCGAGAATTAACCCAAGAGGTGTCATGGCGTAGCCGCGATACGTCAATCGCCACCATCAGTGAAGTTGGGTTAGTCGTTGGTGTGGATGTTGGAAATTCAACGATCACAGCAGTAAAAGATGGGGTTGTTAGCAATGATGGACGCTTAACGGTCACGACAGCAGCGTTAGAGAGTATTCAAATAACGCCAGCAGTAGTGAGTCTTGCCAAAGGCAATAGTCAACAGTACACGGCGATGGGGTTTTACAGTGATGAAACCAGTCGAGAATTAACCCAAGAGGTGTCATGGCGTAGCCGTGATACGTCAATCGCTACCATCAGTGAAGCAGGATTAGTGGTTGGTGTGGGTGTTGGCAATTCAACGATCACAGCAGTAAAAGATGGGGTGATGAGTAACGATGGACGGTTAACGGTCACGGCCGCAGCGCTAGAGAGTATTCAAATAACCCCAGCAGTGGTGAGTCTTGCCAAAGGCAATAGCCAACAGTATACAGCGATGGGGTTTTACAGTGATGAAACCAGTCGAGAATTAACCCAAGAGGTGTCATGGCGTAGCCGTGATACGTCAATCGCCACCATCAGTGAAGCCGGGTTAGTGGTTGGTGTAGGTGTTGGTAATTCAACGATCACAGCAGTAAAAGATGGGGTGATGAGTAACGATGGACGGTTAACGGTCACGGCGGCGGCGTTAGAGAGCATTCAAATAACCCCAGCAGTGGTGAGTCTTGCCAAAGGCAACAGCCAACAGTACACAGCGATGGGGTTTTACAGTGATGAAACCAGTCGAGAATTAACCCAAGAGGTGTCATGGCGTAGCCGTGATACGTCAATCGCCACCATCAGTGACGTTGGGTTAGTGGTTGGTGTGGGTGTGGGCAATTCAACGCTCACTGCAGTAAAAGATGGGGTGATGAGTAACGATGGACGGTTAACGGTCACGACAGCTGCGCTAGAAAGCATTCAAATAACGCCAGCAGTGGTGAGCCTTGCCAAAGGCAACAGCCAACAGTACACAGCGATGGGGTTTTACAGTGATGAAACCAGTCGAGAATTAACCCAAGAGGTGTCATGGCGCAGCCGTGATACGTCAATCGCTACCATCAGTGACGTTGGGTTAGTCGTTGGTGTGAGTGCTGGAAATTCAACGATCACAGCAGTAAAAGATGGTGTGATGAGTAACGATGGACGGTTAACGGTTACGGCCGCAGCGTTAGAGAGTATTCAAATAACGCCAGCAGTAGTGAGTCTTGCCAAAGGCAACAGCCAACAGTACACAGCGATGGGATTTTACAGTGATGAAACCAGTCGAAATATCTCCAATGAAGTGTCGTGGCGTAGTAGCGCAATAGCGGTTGCGATCATTAGTGGGCAAGGCATGGCAGTCGGTGTGGACGTTGGCGAAACTATCGTCAGTGCAGTAAAAGATGGGGTGGTGAGTAACCGAGCTAATCTTATTGTTAGTGAAGCCGTTTTAGAATCAATTATAATTTCTCCTATAAATGCATCAATAATCAAAGGTAGCATATTGCAGCATGCTGCTACTGGAATTTATAGTGATGGCGCCAGCCAAGATTTGACTCGAGAGGTATCATGGCGAAGCAGTGATACGTCAATCGCTACCATCAGTGAAGCGGGAGTAGCCGTGGGCGTGGATGTAGGAAGCTCAACCATCACTGCCGTGAAAGATGGAATATTAAGTAACGATGGACGTTTAACTGTAATCGCTATATCTGAACCTGTAAATTATTTTGTAAGTGTGAAGCCTAAACATTCGGTTATATTTGTTGGAGGAGAGCAGCAGTTTGAAGCTGAGCTTGTGTATGATGATGGTTCTAGAGAGATCTTGCCAAATAGCAGAGTGATGTGGAATAGCTCTGCATTTAATATTGCAACAATAACGAATATTGGTCGGGCTAAAGGTATTGTTGATGGTGGAACGCGAATACAAGCGACGTTAGTTGATAATGTTAATGTGTGGGGAGAAACAACATTAAGTGTTATTAATGTTCAATCATTATTCGCATATACTATTAATGTTACCGGAGGCGTTGTTTTAAATTATGGTGATAGATTAGGATTAACTGTTACTGGTTTGTATAGTTTATCAAATAGTGGGTTCGTTGATTTAACATATACTTCTATATGGACTAGTTCAGATCATAATGTCATTAGAATGGAAGGGCCTGTAGCGTACGCAGTTGGCTTCGGCTCTGCAACAATTACAGCTACCTATGAAGGTAGGGTAAGTTCTGTTGAATTAACGGTAAGATAA
- a CDS encoding NirD/YgiW/YdeI family stress tolerance protein: MKKILFLIALISSPSFAANTTNRQGFSGPVYGLKSVKAVLDAGVFSDDTPVTLTGSLAASLGGSLYVFTDASGTISVNIDYSKWRGLKVTPETAITIQGQINKTFTETTIDVESIKLVK, from the coding sequence ATGAAAAAAATTCTGTTTCTAATAGCTCTTATTTCATCGCCAAGTTTTGCTGCAAACACCACTAATCGGCAAGGGTTTTCAGGCCCTGTGTATGGATTAAAATCAGTGAAAGCAGTATTAGATGCCGGAGTTTTCAGTGACGACACTCCAGTAACATTAACTGGTTCATTAGCAGCCTCTTTAGGCGGTAGTTTATACGTATTCACTGATGCATCAGGAACGATCAGCGTAAACATTGATTATAGTAAATGGAGAGGATTAAAAGTTACACCAGAAACAGCCATCACAATTCAAGGGCAAATTAATAAAACATTTACTGAAACCACAATAGATGTTGAAAGTATTAAATTAGTTAAATAA
- a CDS encoding EAL domain-containing protein, whose protein sequence is MKTITLVALTNWPLIIELFGYSYCKNLWKELIIHITSKNKFILHDEKHKSNKIYFLNEGNNVEQIHLSIKSSITIFLQDKLGILTFRLAKIELSTIKYRENYNFIHKNLNKLYSTPHGELKKVLENKQITPFLQGIYDSERKELIGYEALSRGPLNSSLFQANNLFSAALSQDVMHELELICLEQILNLTNHIDNDRFISINLSPYMLLDKSVSILLNKVEDKSKIKLELTEHTFIPCWEKIISAMNKYRTLGFEFWLDDVGCGYFDYETIKIVNPELTKIGISLIKKIIDDDEIIEKLKLITNEIHNEGGKILAEGVETLEQVELIRQINIDYIQGYYLDIPSEALKKLNNY, encoded by the coding sequence ATGAAAACAATTACATTAGTAGCTCTAACTAACTGGCCATTAATTATAGAACTCTTTGGATATTCTTACTGTAAAAATTTATGGAAAGAGTTAATTATTCATATAACATCGAAAAATAAGTTTATTTTGCACGATGAAAAACACAAATCAAATAAAATTTATTTTCTAAATGAAGGAAATAATGTAGAACAAATACATTTAAGTATTAAAAGCAGTATTACTATTTTCCTTCAAGATAAACTTGGTATTCTAACTTTCAGATTAGCAAAAATTGAATTATCGACTATAAAATACAGAGAGAATTATAATTTCATACATAAAAATTTAAATAAACTGTATTCAACTCCACATGGCGAATTAAAAAAAGTTCTGGAGAACAAACAAATCACTCCATTTCTACAAGGCATTTACGATTCAGAGAGAAAAGAACTTATTGGCTACGAAGCTTTATCACGAGGCCCATTAAATTCAAGCTTATTCCAAGCTAACAATTTATTCTCCGCTGCACTATCACAGGATGTAATGCATGAGCTAGAGTTAATATGTCTAGAACAGATACTAAATCTAACAAATCACATTGATAATGATAGATTCATATCGATTAATCTATCACCATATATGCTGTTAGATAAGAGTGTTAGTATATTATTGAATAAAGTAGAAGATAAATCGAAAATAAAACTTGAGTTAACTGAGCATACATTTATTCCTTGCTGGGAAAAAATAATATCAGCGATGAACAAATATCGAACATTGGGATTTGAATTTTGGCTTGACGACGTCGGTTGTGGATATTTTGATTATGAGACTATAAAAATAGTAAACCCAGAATTAACAAAAATAGGGATATCATTAATCAAAAAGATAATAGATGATGATGAAATCATCGAAAAACTAAAGTTAATTACCAATGAAATTCATAATGAAGGAGGAAAAATACTTGCTGAAGGCGTTGAAACCCTAGAGCAAGTTGAACTAATACGTCAAATTAATATTGATTATATTCAAGGATACTATTTGGATATTCCAAGTGAAGCGTTAAAAAAATTAAATAATTATTGA
- a CDS encoding DUF4832 domain-containing protein: protein MSVFKYSPLFFSLFLTACGSDSEDSSDTSSYCDTSMGSRVSENGNMKTTFPKISCQVIVNPDIGFTDFHSISIKDNQWKPVPSYPETSTVYYRWDWSVLQPTDADSFDFSEIEEVVTKAQNANKKLALRIVAMENTGYGAAESKLPTWLMNTISGTDAPNGVFIPDYTSSGFLSAANKLIAKLGEVFDDPDLITSIDIGMVGSWGEWNLEDAYPGDGTLGLYASGEKGLFSNFSRFSEYADMFESAFTQVPRVMLIGSANENETFLAQATSSTKPAGWRADCLGDKYGYFSNSWSHMDEGYPEALTNAEQHGSPNIKSIWKQAPVQFETCDDMTVWKTHHAYTINDVTEVFNYALDHHASLINAKSKPIPDEFQPAVQEVLKKLGYRFELISLTHSKEVLASNSMSITSEWKNSGVAPSYYPYRLAYRFVDASGNVEAKQETSRNVLDWLPAETRTGTAPVINLQDDIKAPASTGIYDLQVALVNDLGDAHIKLAIDMPQENNWYTISKVTIN from the coding sequence ATGTCTGTTTTCAAATATTCACCGCTCTTTTTCTCTTTATTTTTAACTGCTTGTGGCTCTGATTCTGAAGATTCATCAGATACTTCAAGTTATTGTGATACGAGTATGGGGAGTAGGGTGAGTGAAAATGGAAACATGAAAACAACATTTCCTAAAATTAGCTGCCAAGTTATAGTTAATCCTGATATTGGTTTTACTGATTTTCATTCTATTTCAATTAAAGATAACCAATGGAAGCCTGTTCCTTCATACCCTGAAACCAGTACAGTTTATTATCGCTGGGATTGGTCGGTTTTGCAGCCTACGGATGCTGATTCATTCGATTTCTCTGAAATAGAAGAAGTGGTAACTAAGGCGCAAAATGCCAATAAAAAATTAGCTCTACGCATTGTAGCAATGGAAAATACGGGCTACGGAGCAGCAGAAAGCAAATTACCAACATGGTTAATGAACACTATTTCAGGAACAGATGCTCCTAATGGTGTGTTTATTCCTGATTATACGAGCTCTGGGTTTTTAAGTGCGGCCAATAAGTTGATAGCTAAATTAGGAGAGGTATTTGATGATCCTGATTTAATTACAAGCATAGATATCGGTATGGTTGGTTCTTGGGGTGAGTGGAATTTAGAAGATGCTTATCCTGGTGACGGCACGTTAGGTTTATACGCTAGCGGTGAGAAAGGACTATTTTCTAATTTTTCTCGTTTTTCTGAATACGCTGATATGTTCGAATCTGCGTTTACTCAAGTACCTAGAGTAATGTTAATTGGTTCAGCTAATGAAAATGAAACCTTTTTAGCTCAAGCAACAAGTAGTACAAAACCAGCTGGGTGGCGAGCCGATTGTTTGGGCGATAAGTACGGTTATTTTTCTAATAGTTGGAGCCATATGGATGAAGGCTACCCTGAGGCATTAACAAACGCTGAACAACATGGTTCGCCGAATATTAAAAGCATCTGGAAACAAGCTCCCGTTCAGTTTGAAACTTGCGATGATATGACGGTATGGAAAACACATCATGCATACACAATTAACGATGTCACTGAAGTGTTTAATTATGCACTTGACCATCACGCATCATTGATTAACGCAAAATCAAAACCAATTCCTGATGAATTTCAACCTGCTGTTCAAGAGGTACTTAAAAAGCTCGGTTATCGTTTTGAATTAATCTCTCTAACGCATTCTAAAGAGGTTTTAGCATCAAATTCGATGTCAATTACTTCTGAATGGAAAAACAGTGGTGTAGCCCCTTCTTACTATCCATATCGACTTGCTTATCGCTTTGTTGATGCTTCTGGAAATGTAGAAGCAAAACAAGAGACCTCAAGAAATGTTCTTGATTGGTTACCTGCTGAAACAAGAACGGGCACGGCTCCTGTGATTAATCTTCAAGATGATATTAAGGCTCCAGCGTCAACAGGCATATATGATTTACAAGTCGCTTTAGTAAATGATCTTGGGGATGCACACATTAAGCTTGCGATAGACATGCCCCAAGAAAATAATTGGTATACGATTTCTAAGGTTACGATTAATTAA
- a CDS encoding M20/M25/M40 family metallo-hydrolase, whose amino-acid sequence MTQVNQERLVNHFLDIIQIDSESKNEKAIAEALAEQLGELGFTVSKLPVPEYVSNGFNIYARLDGSLEGSIVFSSHMDTVTPGNGIEPIIEDGVIRSKGNTILGGDDKSGIAAVMEAVRVIKENNQEHKTLELAFTVYEEGGLHGSKNFDMSYIQSNHAIVLDSGGPIGTIITSAPGQQNLKVTITGRPAHAGLAPEEGINALTVAADAITNMTLSRIDEETTANIGVVRGGQATNIVMPELYIEGEARSLDDEKLAKQVEHMESTFKAAADKHGAEIEIISTRAYNAYKIADENPHVVSIKEAFESINIDPFTKPTGGGSDANVFNEKGLTTVNLSTGMSKVHTTEEFIKVSDMVDITRFVAAYLTR is encoded by the coding sequence ATGACTCAAGTGAATCAAGAACGTTTAGTAAATCACTTTCTAGATATTATCCAGATTGATAGTGAATCAAAAAATGAAAAAGCCATTGCAGAAGCGTTAGCAGAGCAATTAGGTGAGCTTGGCTTTACCGTATCAAAATTACCAGTACCAGAGTACGTATCAAATGGTTTCAACATCTATGCTCGATTGGACGGTTCATTAGAGGGAAGCATTGTATTTAGCTCTCACATGGATACAGTAACGCCGGGTAACGGCATTGAACCAATTATTGAAGATGGTGTAATCCGCTCTAAAGGTAACACTATTCTTGGTGGTGATGACAAATCAGGTATCGCCGCTGTAATGGAAGCGGTTCGAGTAATTAAAGAAAACAACCAAGAGCACAAAACACTAGAGCTGGCTTTTACGGTTTATGAAGAAGGCGGTTTACACGGTTCTAAAAATTTCGATATGAGCTACATTCAATCTAACCACGCTATCGTGCTAGATTCAGGCGGCCCTATCGGTACCATCATTACCTCAGCACCAGGTCAACAGAACCTTAAAGTAACCATTACAGGTCGTCCAGCCCACGCAGGTTTAGCTCCAGAGGAAGGCATTAATGCTCTAACGGTTGCGGCTGATGCGATTACTAATATGACATTATCACGCATTGATGAAGAAACAACGGCTAACATCGGTGTCGTACGTGGTGGTCAAGCAACGAACATTGTGATGCCAGAGCTGTACATTGAAGGTGAAGCTCGTTCTCTAGATGATGAAAAATTAGCGAAGCAAGTTGAACATATGGAATCAACATTTAAAGCAGCAGCTGATAAACACGGTGCTGAAATTGAAATCATCTCTACTCGCGCATACAACGCTTATAAAATTGCAGATGAAAACCCACATGTTGTAAGTATTAAAGAAGCGTTTGAAAGCATTAACATCGATCCGTTTACTAAACCGACTGGTGGTGGCTCAGATGCAAACGTATTTAATGAAAAAGGCTTAACAACGGTTAACCTTTCTACTGGTATGTCAAAAGTACATACAACGGAAGAATTCATTAAAGTATCAGATATGGTTGATATTACTCGTTTCGTTGCAGCGTATCTAACTCGTTAA
- the msrB gene encoding peptide-methionine (R)-S-oxide reductase MsrB encodes MKSRLKITTVALLFASFFAVITSFFSTAEDMTQPMKGDNEVATLAGGCFWCTESDLEKLDGVVDVVSGYSGGTLENPTYKQVSSGTSGHIEVIQVTFDPKVVSYEQILDHLFRHIDPTDNKGSFVDRGPQYRPAIFYHNEDQKVIAQNFMKDIDAAGIFPKPLATELIEYKTFWPAEAYHQDYYKRNPIRYKYYRHGSGRDKYLDSVFGEDREENPKTLRQYITEYEMAVNVKPYSKPSESQIKKSLTELQYYVTQEEGTERPFDNAYWDNKAEGIYVDIVSGEPLFSSTDKYKSGTGWPSFTKPINKAYIVEEDDFQLFTKRTEIRSKYADSHLGHVFNDGPKPTGLRYCMNSAAMRFVAKADLEKEGYGEYLYLFN; translated from the coding sequence ATGAAATCACGATTAAAAATCACAACAGTTGCTCTACTGTTTGCTTCATTTTTTGCTGTTATAACAAGTTTCTTTTCTACCGCTGAAGACATGACTCAGCCAATGAAAGGGGACAATGAGGTTGCGACTCTTGCTGGGGGATGTTTTTGGTGCACTGAATCTGATTTAGAGAAGTTAGATGGAGTGGTGGATGTGGTTTCTGGTTATTCTGGGGGAACCCTTGAAAATCCAACCTATAAGCAAGTGTCATCAGGAACATCAGGTCATATTGAAGTGATTCAAGTGACGTTTGATCCGAAGGTGGTTTCTTATGAACAGATCCTTGATCATCTTTTCAGGCATATCGACCCAACAGATAATAAAGGATCGTTTGTTGATCGCGGTCCTCAGTATCGTCCTGCTATTTTTTATCATAATGAAGATCAGAAAGTGATCGCTCAGAATTTTATGAAAGATATTGATGCAGCAGGGATTTTTCCAAAACCGTTAGCTACTGAGTTAATTGAGTATAAGACATTTTGGCCAGCAGAAGCGTATCATCAAGATTATTACAAGCGTAATCCTATTCGTTATAAGTATTATCGTCATGGTTCTGGTCGTGATAAGTATTTAGATTCTGTATTTGGTGAAGATAGAGAGGAAAATCCGAAAACATTACGTCAGTACATTACTGAATATGAAATGGCAGTTAATGTGAAGCCTTACAGTAAGCCTTCTGAAAGTCAGATCAAGAAGTCTTTGACAGAACTGCAATATTATGTAACGCAAGAAGAGGGAACAGAACGTCCATTTGATAATGCTTATTGGGATAATAAAGCGGAAGGTATTTATGTTGATATCGTAAGTGGTGAGCCTTTATTTTCATCAACTGATAAGTATAAATCCGGGACTGGTTGGCCAAGTTTTACGAAACCAATTAATAAAGCGTACATTGTCGAAGAGGATGATTTCCAGTTATTCACTAAACGTACTGAGATTCGAAGCAAGTATGCAGATTCACATTTAGGGCATGTTTTTAATGATGGCCCTAAGCCTACAGGTTTACGTTATTGTATGAATTCTGCTGCGATGCGTTTTGTTGCAAAAGCAGATTTAGAAAAAGAAGGTTACGGTGAATATTTGTATTTGTTTAATTAA
- a CDS encoding VF_A0006 family four-cysteine protein produces MNKFKIMLLLLFVANTVQAKEDKEAYQDCIFQYVTGTEEPSVSLMLTNACKKLYIDNFMLEEKEANYNQCLLDNLQSSKNKVASLKVKQACDQKHRSFFN; encoded by the coding sequence ATGAATAAGTTCAAGATAATGTTACTTTTGCTATTTGTTGCAAATACTGTTCAAGCCAAAGAAGACAAAGAGGCATATCAGGATTGCATTTTCCAATATGTTACTGGGACTGAAGAGCCTAGTGTTTCACTGATGTTAACCAATGCCTGCAAGAAACTTTATATTGATAACTTTATGCTAGAAGAAAAAGAAGCTAATTATAATCAATGCTTACTTGATAATCTTCAAAGTTCTAAAAATAAAGTAGCATCATTGAAAGTTAAGCAGGCATGTGATCAGAAACATCGTAGCTTTTTCAATTAA
- the gfa gene encoding S-(hydroxymethyl)glutathione synthase, with amino-acid sequence MTITKLHPAIDNGFAATDENFQGGTLHCQCKENKVAVKLTAQTAHNHACGCSKCWKPEGAIFSQVAVIPRGNVEVIANAEKLVVIDETATIKRHACKECGTHMYGRIDNEGHPFFGLDFVHTELSADKGWSAPQFAAFVSSIIETGTDPKDMDAIRARFVELGLPTYDCLSPALMDAIATHIAAQNK; translated from the coding sequence ATGACAATTACAAAACTACATCCAGCAATCGACAATGGCTTTGCAGCGACAGATGAAAACTTCCAAGGCGGTACATTACACTGTCAATGTAAAGAGAATAAAGTAGCAGTTAAGCTAACCGCTCAAACGGCTCACAACCATGCTTGTGGCTGTTCTAAATGTTGGAAACCAGAAGGTGCTATCTTCTCTCAAGTTGCAGTGATTCCACGTGGCAATGTTGAAGTTATCGCAAATGCTGAGAAATTAGTTGTTATTGATGAAACAGCAACAATTAAACGTCATGCATGTAAAGAGTGTGGTACTCACATGTACGGTCGTATTGATAACGAAGGTCATCCGTTCTTCGGTTTAGACTTTGTTCACACAGAGCTATCAGCTGATAAAGGTTGGTCTGCACCACAATTTGCTGCATTTGTATCATCTATTATTGAAACAGGTACAGATCCTAAAGATATGGATGCGATCCGTGCTCGTTTTGTTGAACTAGGCCTACCTACTTACGATTGCCTATCACCAGCATTAATGGATGCAATCGCAACTCACATTGCAGCACAAAATAAATAA
- a CDS encoding patatin family protein: MTKSALVVEGGAMRGIFASGVLDIFMKNEFMPYDFAIGVSAGASNLLGYLSNAPQRSFHVITKLATHKRFFNIPRFAKGGDLVDVKWLIDESNIRHPLDLDTLFSSIPMYAAVTNIDSGHADYYQVKENNLNDVIEATTALPIAYKSTPCFSGGCYTDGGVADSIPVREAYRRGARDITVILSHPLSYEMKAPKSSWLITKLLSRYPQIAKAMLVRADNYNLSLEFIRNPPEGTTVRVIAPPEDFAVKRLSMKSPILMEGYQMGVSAGLNHLSSRDGTFGLDTENCHFCI, encoded by the coding sequence ATGACAAAAAGTGCATTAGTTGTTGAAGGTGGCGCAATGCGTGGCATTTTTGCTAGTGGGGTATTGGATATTTTCATGAAAAATGAATTTATGCCTTATGACTTTGCTATTGGTGTTTCTGCGGGAGCATCTAATTTATTAGGCTACCTTTCAAATGCACCACAACGCAGTTTTCATGTCATCACTAAATTGGCTACCCATAAACGTTTTTTTAATATTCCTAGATTTGCAAAAGGCGGGGATCTTGTGGATGTTAAATGGCTTATTGATGAGTCTAATATAAGACATCCTCTTGACTTAGATACGTTATTTTCTTCTATACCTATGTATGCAGCAGTAACAAACATTGATAGTGGTCATGCTGACTATTATCAAGTTAAAGAAAATAATCTTAATGATGTTATTGAAGCGACAACGGCTTTACCAATTGCATATAAATCAACACCTTGTTTTTCTGGAGGATGTTATACCGACGGTGGTGTGGCGGATTCTATTCCAGTGAGGGAAGCTTATCGTCGTGGTGCTAGAGATATTACGGTTATTTTATCTCATCCATTAAGTTATGAAATGAAGGCACCTAAATCGTCTTGGTTAATTACGAAATTATTGTCACGGTATCCACAAATTGCGAAAGCTATGCTTGTTCGTGCAGATAATTACAATTTATCATTAGAATTCATTCGTAATCCTCCTGAGGGAACGACGGTTCGTGTTATTGCTCCACCTGAAGATTTTGCAGTTAAACGCCTTTCAATGAAATCTCCTATATTAATGGAAGGTTATCAAATGGGTGTTTCTGCTGGATTAAATCATTTATCAAGTCGTGACGGTACATTTGGATTAGATACTGAAAATTGTCATTTCTGTATTTAA